In Penaeus chinensis breed Huanghai No. 1 chromosome 26, ASM1920278v2, whole genome shotgun sequence, a single genomic region encodes these proteins:
- the LOC125039227 gene encoding uncharacterized protein LOC125039227: MKCLASVLLAAAVCASEVEKREAEPSYGYRSRYTIPSYTAYNTHQIYKRSADPEADAEPSVAYSSASYTPTAPVYAPYSVHGYHKRSAEADASRGTFHGIYSHTPITYGGHSNHGLYKRSADPEAEASTRYYSAPSVYGPVVSYGHGIYKRSAEAEAQPSTPYAPVHYRPVSLYQP, encoded by the exons ATGAAGTGTTTG GCGTCTGTGCTCCTGGCGGCTGCCGTTTGCGCTTCCGAAGTTGAGAAGCGAGAGGCGGAGCCCAGCTATGGCTATCGTTCTAGATACACTATCCCATCCTACACAGCATACAATACCCACCAAATCTACAAGAGATCTGCCGATCCTGAAGCTGATGCTGAGCCTTCTGTTGCTTACTCTTCCGCATCTTACACCCCGACTGCACCCGTCTACGCTCCTTACAGCGTTCATGGGTACCACAAGAGGTCTGCTGAAGCTGATGCTTCTCGTGGAACCTTTCACGGAATTTACAGCCACACTCCCATTACTTACGGAGGCCACTCCAACCATGGGCTCTACAAGAGGTCCGCGGACCCTGAAGCTGAGGCTTCCACTAGATATTATTCTGCACCTTCTGTGTATGGTCCAGTTGTGTCCTACGGCCATGGTATCTACAAGAGGTCTGCTGAAGCAGAGGCACAACCATCCACCCCATACGCTCCCGTGCACTACAGACCTGTTTCTCTTTACCAACCCTGA
- the LOC125038851 gene encoding uncharacterized protein LOC125038851 gives MKCLAFVLLAAAVCASEVEKREAEPSHGYRSRYTIPSYTAYNTHQIYKRSAEPEADAEPSVAYSSASYIPAAPVYAPYSVHGYHKRSAEADASRGTFHGIYSHTPTYGGHSNHGLYKRSADPEAEASTRYYSAPSVYGPVVSYGHSIYKRSAEAEAQPSIPYAPVHYRPVSLYQPRYY, from the coding sequence GCGTTTGTGCTCCTGGCGGCTGCCGTTTGCGCTTCCGAAGTTGAGAAGCGAGAGGCGGAGCCCAGCCATGGCTATCGTTCTAGATACACAATCCCATCCTACACAGCATACAATACCCACCAAATTTACAAGAGATCTGCCGAGCCTGAAGCGGATGCTGAGCCTTCTGTTGCTTACTCTTCCGCATCTTACATCCCGGCTGCACCCGTCTACGCTCCTTACAGCGTTCATGGGTACCACAAGAGGTCTGCTGAAGCTGATGCTTCTCGTGGAACCTTTCACGGAATCTACAGCCACACTCCCACTTACGGAGGCCACTCCAACCATGGGCTCTACAAGAGGTCCGCGGATCCTGAAGCTGAGGCTTCCACTAGATATTATTCTGCACCTTCTGTGTATGGTCCAGTTGTGTCCTACGGCCATAGTATCTACAAAAGGTCTGCTGAAGCTGAGGCACAGCCATCTATCCCATACGCTCCCGTGCACTACAGACCTGTTTCTCTTTACCAACCCCGATACTACTAA